The proteins below are encoded in one region of Bacteroidales bacterium:
- a CDS encoding aminotransferase class IV: MLYQYMIFDGRTEPVNSYPQERYGILYEVIRVTNGVFLFLGDHLERLQYSAKLAKVTLPPDINFKQQLEELLKINKVKSGNIKLEFSYREGKIGHYAFFFIPHRYPSEDLYSIGFRSTLFYAERQNPNAKVIQQTFIREVDRIIKEKGVYEVILVHPDGYITEGARSNFFMVDNGVVYTAPEVDVLPGITRKYVLQICHELSIPLLEKRVEVSHLNKMSAAFISGTSPKVLPVAEIDELKFDPLDPVVRKIMDRYDEMTGLKK, translated from the coding sequence GCCGGACAGAACCTGTCAATTCTTATCCCCAGGAAAGATACGGCATCTTATATGAGGTTATACGTGTAACTAACGGAGTATTTCTTTTCCTGGGAGATCATCTTGAACGACTGCAATATTCTGCAAAATTGGCGAAGGTTACATTGCCTCCCGATATTAATTTCAAACAACAATTGGAAGAGCTTTTAAAAATAAATAAAGTAAAAAGCGGCAATATTAAGTTAGAATTTTCCTATCGGGAGGGAAAAATTGGGCATTATGCATTTTTCTTCATACCCCATCGTTATCCTTCTGAAGATCTTTATTCTATAGGCTTCCGTTCAACTCTTTTTTACGCCGAAAGGCAAAATCCTAATGCCAAGGTCATACAGCAAACGTTTATCCGTGAGGTGGATCGGATCATAAAAGAAAAAGGAGTATATGAGGTTATTTTGGTTCATCCTGACGGTTATATTACAGAAGGCGCCCGGTCCAACTTTTTTATGGTTGATAATGGGGTGGTATACACAGCTCCGGAAGTTGATGTTTTACCAGGTATTACCCGGAAATATGTCCTGCAAATATGCCATGAACTTTCTATTCCTCTTCTGGAAAAACGAGTAGAGGTATCTCATCTTAACAAAATGAGTGCTGCTTTTATATCCGGGACTTCACCTAAAGTGTTGCCTGTAGCCGAGATTGATGAGTTAAAGTTTGATCCTCTCGATCCGGTTGTTCGTAAAATCATGGATCGTTATGATGAAATGACCGGATTAAAAAAATAG
- a CDS encoding LytTR family DNA-binding domain-containing protein produces MKAIIVEDEFVAAQTLQRLIAEVDKEIEIITVLQSVEDSVEWFSSNPAPDLVFLDIHLADGSSFSIFDQTTINCPIIFTTAYDEYSLKAFEVNSIDYLLKPINKKGLERAMLKLKNLTFKQDNMDLINNLLATLKETKENYKTHFLIPHKDKLIPLAAEKIAYFYSEFKMAKIITFDQHIYTVDTSLDEISKRLDPSLFFRANRQYILSHHAINDISVWFGSKLSINLSVPTADKVIVSRARVPEFKTWYTREG; encoded by the coding sequence ATGAAAGCTATTATTGTAGAAGATGAATTTGTAGCGGCACAAACCCTGCAACGTTTAATCGCAGAAGTAGACAAAGAAATTGAGATAATAACGGTTTTACAGAGCGTGGAAGACAGTGTGGAATGGTTTTCATCGAATCCGGCCCCCGATTTGGTTTTCTTAGATATTCATCTGGCCGATGGTTCATCCTTTTCTATTTTCGACCAGACGACCATCAATTGTCCGATCATATTCACTACAGCTTATGATGAATATTCCTTAAAAGCATTTGAGGTAAACAGCATTGACTATCTGCTCAAACCAATCAATAAAAAAGGATTGGAACGGGCTATGTTAAAGTTGAAGAATCTTACATTCAAACAGGACAATATGGATTTGATTAACAATCTGCTGGCCACCCTAAAAGAAACAAAAGAGAACTATAAAACTCACTTCCTTATTCCCCATAAGGACAAACTGATCCCCCTTGCTGCAGAAAAGATTGCTTATTTTTATTCTGAATTCAAAATGGCGAAAATCATCACCTTTGACCAACATATTTATACTGTGGATACTTCGTTAGATGAAATTTCTAAACGGTTGGATCCTTCCCTGTTTTTTAGAGCAAACCGTCAATATATTCTATCACACCATGCTATCAACGATATTTCCGTCTGGTTTGGCAGCAAACTATCAATTAATTTATCCGTACCCACTGCAGATAAAGTAATTGTAAGCAGGGCAAGGGTCCCGGAATTTAAAACTTGGTATACCCGCGAAGGTTAA